Proteins co-encoded in one Halostella salina genomic window:
- a CDS encoding CPBP family intramembrane glutamic endopeptidase, giving the protein MSCNGPLNLSLRPDAPTRRPRRTGDSTLDRRVLRARVCGLVGTVGAGGDRTRGGLACSCEWSVPSRRVRPAGRGPRRDVAGRPPRADVPRRGARPPRLATVVPPRDRAPGGVLRGPERHRLRGARSVVRPVYAARTHRPFFVGVAVVTLVGGGQEELGWRGFALPRLQADYGPVTATVAVGVAWACWHLPLFMTTWRATNVPFVAYLPMVVGMAFFFTWLYNVSGSVLVVMVLHGAQNAANGLLPLPGSEALTAPFPLPVIVAQVIGVWIPVAVLLWVVGPSLGYDGPDPDGETTGADETATA; this is encoded by the coding sequence ATGAGCTGCAATGGACCACTCAACCTCTCGCTCCGACCGGACGCCCCGACTCGGCGTCCTCGGCGAACTGGCGACTCGACACTCGACCGTCGCGTTCTTCGCGCTCGCGTTTGCGGCCTCGTGGGCACTGTGGGTGCCGGCGGCGACCGGACTCGTGGCGGACTCGCCTGCTCTTGTGAATGGTCTGTTCCTTCTCGGCGCGTTCGGCCCGCCGGTCGCGGCCCTCGCCGTGACGTGGCTGGCCGGCCGCCGCGTGCGGACGTTCCTCGTCGAGGCGCTCGCCCCCCGCGTCTCGCCACGGTGGTACCTCCTCGCGATCGCGCTCCCGGTGGCGTACTTCGCGGTCCCGAACGCCACCGTCTACGCGGCGCTCGGTCGGTCGTTCGACCCGTCTATGCTGCCCGGACGCATCGTCCGTTTTTCGTCGGCGTCGCGGTCGTCACGTTGGTCGGCGGCGGGCAGGAGGAACTCGGCTGGCGCGGGTTCGCCCTCCCGCGGTTGCAAGCCGACTACGGGCCGGTCACAGCGACCGTCGCCGTTGGGGTCGCGTGGGCGTGCTGGCATCTGCCGTTGTTCATGACGACCTGGCGGGCCACGAACGTCCCCTTCGTGGCCTATCTCCCGATGGTCGTCGGGATGGCGTTTTTCTTCACCTGGCTGTACAACGTGTCCGGAAGCGTACTCGTCGTGATGGTCCTCCACGGCGCCCAAAACGCCGCGAATGGTCTCCTCCCGCTCCCCGGGAGCGAGGCGCTGACGGCGCCCTTCCCACTGCCGGTGATAGTCGCCCAGGTGATTGGCGTCTGGATCCCGGTCGCGGTCCTGCTGTGGGTCGTCGGTCCATCGCTCGGATACGACGGTCCGGACCCCGACGGCGAAACCACCGGGGCCGACGAGACAGCGACCGCGTGA
- a CDS encoding winged helix-turn-helix domain-containing protein, whose product MSDEDGSGAAAGPPEVTADVADAEIVSLLDDEYARALLVVAYDEARPADELAETLGTARSTVYDRLSRLSEHDLVVEHQEIDPDGHHYKTYRTRLDRVVIEVAPDGVEVAVDREPTDPADRLSAAFDTLRS is encoded by the coding sequence ATGAGCGATGAGGACGGGAGTGGCGCCGCGGCGGGCCCGCCCGAGGTCACGGCGGATGTGGCGGACGCCGAGATCGTCTCGCTGCTCGACGACGAGTATGCCCGGGCGTTGTTGGTCGTGGCCTACGACGAGGCCCGCCCGGCCGACGAACTCGCCGAGACGCTCGGCACCGCCCGCTCGACGGTCTACGACCGGCTGTCGCGCCTTAGCGAACACGACCTCGTCGTCGAACACCAAGAGATCGACCCTGACGGCCACCATTACAAAACCTATCGCACCCGGCTTGACCGAGTCGTCATCGAAGTCGCCCCCGACGGCGTCGAGGTGGCCGTCGACCGTGAACCAACTGACCCAGCAGACCGTCTCTCGGCGGCATTCGACACCCTCAGATCATGA